Proteins encoded together in one Streptomyces umbrinus window:
- a CDS encoding DUF5988 family protein → MSGKIERTEDEREVLVELVGGPADLPQAQRTMHVAAAEAQQKIKIKYYGGYQHFEPSDDSGGNGGQSSKTFRWTGFTKIAE, encoded by the coding sequence ATGAGCGGAAAGATCGAGCGAACCGAGGATGAGCGCGAGGTGCTCGTGGAGCTGGTCGGTGGTCCGGCAGACCTCCCGCAGGCCCAGCGGACGATGCACGTCGCCGCAGCCGAGGCACAGCAGAAGATCAAGATCAAGTACTACGGCGGATATCAGCACTTCGAGCCCTCCGACGATTCGGGCGGGAACGGCGGCCAGTCGTCGAAGACCTTCCGCTGGACCGGTTTCACCAAGATCGCGGAATAG
- a CDS encoding type I polyketide synthase: MNEERLREYLKRATADLQRTRQKLTEYEEKSSEPVAIVGMSCRLPGGVDSPEQLWQLVAEGTDAVSEFPADRGWDLQSLYDPDPDQPGTCYSTQGGFLHDAAEFDAELFGLSPREALATDPQQRLLLEASWEALERGGISPTSLRGSRTGVYVGVMYNDYGARVRQAPRGLEGYIGNGSSPSIASGRIAYTFGLEGPAVTLDTACSSSLVALHLACQALRAGECTLALAGGVTVMSTPVAFVQFSRHRGLALDGRCKSFADGADGTGWSEGVGLLALERLSVARQNGHPVLAVIRGSAINQDGASSGLTAPNGPSQQRVIRQALTSAGLTTADVDAVEAHGTGTRLGDPIEAQALIATYGQDRPAERPLWLGSLKSNLGHTQAAAGVAGVIKMVQAIRHGSLPKTLHVTEPSRHVDWSAGRVRLLTEARPWPEPDRPRRAGISSFGVSGTNAHLIVEQAPAEPESVAAPDGAVLPVVPWVVSAKTPEGLAAQARRLLSGVAGHAPQDIGYTLATTRAPLERRAVAMGAGPEELLTALTAIADGTAGPGVVAGQPLGGPVAFMFSGQGSQRAGTGREVYAAHPVFARALDEICAHFDTGSGTPLKTVMFEDTGLLDRTEYTQPALFALEVALFRLLESWGVQPDHLIGHSIGELAAAHAAGALSLPDACRLVAARARLMQALPAGGAMVAVRATEAEVTGLLGGRVSIAAINAAGSVVLSGDEDEVLRVTAEFTDRDTRRLNVSHAFHSHHMDGMLKEFRAVAESVEYRRPAIPVMSNLTGRPVEEFTADHWVRHVRETVRFADGIDRLRTLGTTRFVELGPGGTLCGAVAADLPGPSLVEPLLRRDRPEPETLTETLAHLWAGGVAVDWSAFYEGSGARRAELPTFAFQHRRFWLDAPVSRPDPAAAHPVLGVRMERADADGFVFGGELSVFTHPWLADHRVADRILVPGTAFLELALRAGTQIGCPRVDELVLAEPLVLDPDDRITLQVVIGTADSAGHRPVTGYARPKSDTPDPWNQPWTRHFTGTLTAAPDPVEPAPAGWPPAGATPVDIGHLYEEFAVAGLQYGPLLRGLRAAWRLGDEIHAEVELSESQHIEAERFELHPALLDAALHASALGTDASAAGAIPFTWTGVSVHTPGATGLRVTLGRSGQRSLMLTATDTAGTPVVSVDSLLVRPLPGDRLRALPRHRDTLFRVEWLEVPTGPGPEGGLPDVVDLPGGPALPDDPREAVREALHRTLARLRDLLAEPEAGDLTPLVLRTRGAARLPDESGDVDPVAAAVQALVRSAQSENPDRFVLVDVTDDDPEIPVAALPYDEPSLLWRDGHWYAPRLARPEARTEEAAPSFDPDGTVLVTGATGRLGRALCRHLVEEHGVRHLLLTSRSGPGATGASELTELEAEVRLAACDVADRDALAALLATVPSDHPLTAVVHLAGVLDDGIMQSLTPERIDAVLGPKVYGALNLHELTQDLDLSAFILFASAAGTFGGPGQGNYSAANAYLDALAEQRQREGLPGLSLAWGLWEGQDGMVGGLSDVDLQRVASIGVLSLSGPEGLALFDTALRRPEANLVPAAFDFPVLRGQDDKQAMHALLRGLVRHERPATGPAAARPARMIDLVRARVAAVLRHPSVSSVDPGRAFSELGFDSLMAVELRNTLSEQTGLRLPASVIFDQPTPAALAAHLESMTAAPTAAPGRRTTPVPTATGPADDEPIAIVSMACRLPGGVETPEQLWELVLRGADAVVPMPEDRGWDLEALFDPDESRPGTSYASEGGFLADADRFDPTPFGISPREALAMDPQQRLLLESSWELFERAGLPARSLRGSSTGVFIGLMYTDYSALLQGRDHDLEGHLGTGTAGSVASGRLSYTYGLEGPAVTVDTACSSSLVSVHMAVSALRSGECSLALAGGTTVMSTPTVFVEFSRQRGLASDGRCKPFAQGADGTGWGEGVGLLLLERLSDARRNGHTVLGVVRGSAVNQDGASNGLTAPNGPSQQRVIRQALANARLDAADIDTVEAHGTGTPLGDPIEAQALLATYGQERPDGSPLLVGALKSNLGHTQAAAGVAGIIKTVLAMRHGVMPKIVHLDEPSSRVDWDSGAVRLLDRNQDWPDTGRPRRAGVSSFGISGTNAHVILEQAPDAVAEPAGDRKPPAAVAWPLSAPSEAGLRAQADSLLPAVRDLVPVDVGLTLATVRSAFEHRAVVVGADRGELIEGLHALAAGEPSPNVVEGVARPGSRPVFVFPGQGSQWAGMAAELIDASPQFARSIARCEAALAEFVDWRLTDVLRGAPGAPGLEGDDVVQPATFAVTVSLAELWRSCGIEPAAVVGHSQGEIAAACFAGALTLRDAARVVCLRGREVTALAGLGGLLSVAAPQARIEEMLGSYEGRLYVGAVNSPRAVVVSGDADALEEFAAECAGQDIRTRTVPINYASHSPHADAVEARLAEVLAPITPSAPEVPFFSTVTADWADGPVLDGRYWFRNLRQPVRFADSVRALAEDGFGPLIEVSAHPVLTGAVEETLADRDDVVALGSLRRFDGGLARFLHSVGQAHAAGAPVDWTQVFAGTSAHRVELPPYAFQRRRFWPEFEEIVAQAADPAEAGFWRAVRHQDLDALAEHTGLERGELEPVLPALSRWHSGRRLRSTLDTWRYRTQWEPVPATDPEALSGSWLVLRPAGPYDRLVDATVRALDQAGADVIDVTVDSAGGGASLLARRITDALGDRRPAGVLCLSGLDETPHPDHPAVTIGLTAVLDTVRALTELMLDAPLWLATTGAVGTGPDNPPRHPLQALVWGTGVVLGLDLPRRWGGLIDLPEELDADSAHRLGAVLAGTTGEEQLVIGESGVLARRLVRAPAEGPATPWQPQDTVLITGGTGALGGRLARWAARSGADRIVLVSRRGEAAEGTPELLNELVELGADVVIAACDLADRAALGDLIAKIGSDGPPIRAVLHAAGTSGRELSTEELTAAELAAVMDPKVTGTRYLAALTEDLDLDAFVLFSSGAGTWGNSGRIGYAAANAHLDAFAAERRAAGRPFLSIAWGAWDGGGMVDADTAAHLRRLGNRQMDPELAIAALADAVGRQDHNLVVADIGWDAFAPTYTAARPRPLILGVPEARQALAEAEEVAVESDSTTELVRELSLLDDTERQRLLLERVRREAAVALGHDSAAELQSDRSFRDLGFDSLTVVALRNRLSAITGLKLPTTLVFDHPTFPALARYLTTRLYGAEGQAAAQSPEEAATWSALRTIPLSRLRETGLLDALLELAAAPPQADAAEPDTEAGAVDRIDDMNVADLVELALGTDNLARES; the protein is encoded by the coding sequence ATGAATGAGGAGCGGCTGCGCGAGTATCTGAAGCGCGCCACCGCCGATCTGCAACGGACCCGCCAAAAGCTCACGGAGTACGAGGAGAAGAGTTCCGAACCGGTCGCGATCGTCGGCATGAGCTGCAGGCTGCCCGGTGGGGTCGACTCGCCCGAGCAGCTGTGGCAGCTGGTGGCCGAAGGCACCGACGCGGTCTCGGAGTTCCCGGCCGACCGTGGCTGGGACCTTCAGTCGTTGTACGACCCGGACCCCGACCAGCCCGGTACCTGCTATTCCACGCAGGGCGGCTTCCTCCACGACGCCGCCGAGTTCGACGCCGAACTGTTCGGGCTGAGCCCGCGCGAGGCACTGGCCACCGACCCGCAGCAGCGGCTGCTCCTCGAGGCCTCCTGGGAGGCGCTGGAGCGCGGCGGGATCAGCCCGACCTCGCTGCGCGGCAGCCGCACGGGTGTGTACGTCGGCGTGATGTACAACGACTACGGCGCCCGGGTGCGGCAGGCACCGCGAGGTCTGGAGGGCTACATCGGCAACGGCAGTTCGCCGAGCATCGCCTCCGGCCGCATTGCCTACACCTTCGGCCTGGAAGGGCCCGCGGTGACGCTGGACACGGCGTGCTCCTCATCGCTGGTGGCCCTGCATCTGGCCTGCCAGGCGCTGAGGGCGGGGGAGTGCACGCTGGCGCTGGCGGGCGGGGTGACTGTCATGTCCACACCGGTCGCCTTCGTGCAGTTCAGCAGGCACCGGGGCCTGGCACTCGACGGGCGCTGCAAGTCCTTCGCCGACGGGGCCGACGGCACCGGCTGGTCCGAGGGCGTCGGCCTGCTCGCCCTGGAGCGGCTGTCGGTGGCCCGGCAGAACGGCCACCCGGTGCTGGCCGTGATCCGTGGCAGCGCCATCAACCAGGACGGCGCCAGCAGCGGCCTCACCGCGCCCAACGGGCCCTCCCAGCAGCGCGTCATCCGGCAGGCGCTGACGAGCGCCGGCCTCACCACGGCCGACGTGGATGCCGTCGAGGCGCACGGCACCGGGACCCGGCTGGGGGACCCGATCGAGGCGCAGGCGCTGATCGCGACGTACGGCCAGGACCGCCCGGCGGAGCGGCCGTTGTGGCTCGGATCGCTCAAGTCGAACCTCGGGCACACCCAGGCCGCCGCCGGCGTGGCCGGTGTGATCAAGATGGTGCAGGCGATACGGCACGGCAGCCTGCCGAAGACCCTGCACGTGACGGAGCCCTCACGGCATGTCGACTGGTCCGCCGGCCGCGTGCGCCTGCTGACCGAGGCCCGGCCGTGGCCCGAGCCGGACCGCCCCCGCCGGGCCGGCATCTCGTCGTTCGGGGTCAGCGGCACCAACGCCCACCTGATCGTCGAACAGGCCCCTGCGGAGCCGGAGTCCGTCGCCGCGCCGGACGGCGCGGTCCTCCCCGTCGTCCCCTGGGTGGTCTCCGCGAAGACCCCTGAAGGCCTCGCCGCCCAGGCACGCCGGCTGCTCTCCGGTGTCGCCGGGCACGCCCCCCAGGACATCGGCTACACGTTGGCCACCACGCGCGCACCTTTGGAGCGGCGGGCGGTGGCGATGGGAGCAGGCCCGGAGGAGCTGCTGACCGCGCTCACCGCGATCGCGGACGGGACCGCCGGACCCGGCGTCGTGGCCGGGCAGCCCCTCGGCGGACCGGTCGCCTTCATGTTCAGCGGCCAGGGCTCCCAACGAGCCGGAACGGGCCGCGAGGTGTACGCCGCCCACCCCGTGTTCGCGCGGGCGCTGGACGAGATCTGCGCGCACTTCGACACCGGGTCGGGCACCCCGCTGAAGACGGTCATGTTCGAGGACACCGGCCTGCTGGACCGCACCGAGTACACCCAGCCCGCCCTGTTCGCGCTCGAAGTGGCACTGTTCCGGCTGCTCGAGTCCTGGGGCGTACAGCCCGACCACCTCATCGGCCACTCCATCGGCGAACTCGCCGCCGCCCATGCCGCGGGCGCCCTGTCCCTGCCGGACGCCTGCCGGCTGGTCGCAGCCCGCGCCCGGCTGATGCAGGCCCTGCCGGCCGGTGGCGCCATGGTCGCCGTGCGCGCCACGGAGGCCGAGGTCACCGGGCTGCTCGGCGGGCGGGTCTCGATCGCCGCGATCAACGCGGCCGGTTCCGTGGTGCTCTCCGGCGACGAGGACGAAGTGCTGCGCGTCACCGCCGAGTTCACCGACCGCGATACCCGCCGCCTCAACGTCAGCCACGCCTTCCACTCCCACCACATGGACGGGATGCTGAAGGAATTCCGCGCGGTGGCAGAGAGCGTGGAGTACCGCAGGCCGGCCATCCCCGTCATGTCCAACCTGACGGGGCGGCCGGTGGAAGAGTTCACCGCCGACCACTGGGTGCGGCATGTGCGCGAGACGGTCCGCTTCGCCGACGGCATCGACCGGCTGCGCACGCTTGGCACGACGCGGTTCGTCGAACTGGGTCCCGGCGGCACGCTGTGCGGGGCCGTCGCCGCCGACCTGCCCGGCCCGAGCCTCGTAGAGCCGCTGCTGCGCAGGGACCGGCCGGAGCCCGAAACCCTCACCGAGACGCTTGCCCACCTCTGGGCCGGCGGTGTCGCCGTCGACTGGTCCGCCTTCTACGAGGGCAGCGGAGCCCGGCGTGCCGAACTGCCCACCTTCGCCTTCCAGCACCGCCGCTTCTGGCTGGACGCGCCCGTCTCCCGCCCCGACCCGGCGGCCGCCCACCCCGTCCTCGGGGTTCGGATGGAACGCGCCGACGCGGACGGGTTCGTCTTCGGTGGCGAACTCTCCGTCTTCACGCACCCCTGGCTGGCCGACCACCGCGTCGCCGACCGGATCCTGGTGCCGGGCACGGCCTTCCTGGAACTCGCGCTGCGGGCCGGCACCCAGATCGGCTGCCCCCGGGTCGACGAACTCGTACTGGCCGAACCACTGGTCCTCGACCCCGACGACCGGATCACCCTGCAAGTGGTGATCGGCACCGCGGACTCCGCCGGCCATCGTCCCGTCACCGGCTATGCGCGACCGAAGTCGGACACCCCGGACCCGTGGAACCAGCCGTGGACCCGCCACTTCACCGGCACCCTGACGGCGGCACCGGACCCTGTCGAGCCCGCACCCGCCGGCTGGCCGCCGGCCGGCGCGACCCCCGTGGACATCGGGCACCTCTACGAGGAATTCGCCGTGGCCGGCCTGCAGTACGGGCCGCTGCTGCGCGGACTGCGGGCGGCCTGGCGGCTCGGTGACGAGATCCACGCCGAGGTCGAACTGTCCGAGTCCCAGCACATCGAGGCCGAACGCTTCGAACTGCACCCGGCCCTCCTCGACGCCGCCCTGCACGCGTCCGCCCTCGGGACCGATGCCTCGGCTGCGGGCGCGATCCCCTTCACCTGGACCGGCGTCAGCGTGCACACCCCGGGTGCTACCGGACTGCGCGTCACCCTCGGCCGGTCCGGTCAGCGCTCGCTGATGCTGACCGCGACAGACACCGCCGGGACGCCGGTCGTGTCCGTCGACTCGCTGCTGGTACGTCCCCTGCCGGGCGACCGGCTGCGCGCGCTGCCCCGCCACCGCGACACGTTGTTCCGCGTCGAGTGGCTGGAGGTCCCCACCGGGCCCGGCCCCGAGGGCGGACTGCCGGACGTGGTGGATCTGCCGGGCGGTCCCGCGCTTCCGGACGACCCGCGCGAGGCGGTGCGCGAGGCCCTGCACCGCACCCTCGCGCGGCTGCGGGACCTGCTCGCCGAGCCGGAGGCCGGGGACCTCACTCCGCTCGTGCTGCGCACCCGCGGCGCCGCACGGCTGCCCGACGAGAGCGGAGACGTCGACCCGGTCGCCGCCGCCGTGCAGGCCCTGGTGCGCTCGGCGCAGTCGGAGAACCCGGACCGGTTCGTCCTTGTGGACGTCACCGACGACGATCCGGAAATCCCCGTGGCGGCTCTCCCGTACGACGAGCCGTCGCTCCTGTGGCGCGACGGCCACTGGTACGCACCCCGCCTTGCCCGGCCCGAGGCCCGCACCGAGGAGGCGGCCCCCTCCTTCGACCCCGACGGTACGGTCCTGGTCACGGGAGCCACCGGCCGACTCGGCCGCGCACTCTGCCGGCATCTTGTCGAGGAGCACGGTGTCCGGCATCTGCTGCTGACCAGCAGATCCGGACCCGGCGCCACGGGCGCCTCCGAACTGACCGAGCTGGAAGCCGAGGTGAGGCTCGCCGCGTGCGACGTGGCGGACCGGGACGCGCTGGCGGCGCTGCTCGCCACTGTGCCCTCCGATCATCCGCTGACCGCGGTCGTCCACCTGGCCGGCGTCCTCGACGACGGCATCATGCAGTCGCTGACGCCCGAGCGCATCGACGCCGTACTGGGCCCGAAGGTCTACGGCGCGCTCAACCTGCACGAGCTGACCCAGGATCTCGACCTCTCGGCGTTCATCCTGTTCGCCTCGGCCGCCGGCACCTTCGGCGGCCCCGGCCAGGGCAACTACTCCGCCGCCAACGCCTACCTCGACGCCCTCGCCGAACAGCGCCAGCGGGAAGGACTGCCGGGCCTGTCGCTGGCATGGGGCCTGTGGGAAGGCCAGGACGGCATGGTCGGCGGCCTCAGCGACGTCGACCTGCAGCGCGTCGCCAGCATCGGTGTCCTCAGCCTGAGCGGCCCCGAAGGACTCGCTCTGTTCGACACGGCCCTCCGCCGCCCCGAGGCCAACCTGGTGCCGGCCGCCTTCGACTTCCCCGTGCTGCGCGGGCAGGACGACAAACAGGCGATGCACGCCCTGCTGCGCGGTCTGGTCCGCCACGAGCGGCCCGCGACCGGCCCGGCCGCCGCCCGGCCGGCCCGGATGATCGACCTGGTCCGGGCCCGGGTGGCCGCCGTACTGCGGCACCCCTCGGTGAGCTCGGTCGACCCCGGCAGGGCCTTCTCCGAGCTCGGCTTCGACTCGCTGATGGCGGTCGAACTGCGCAACACGCTCAGCGAGCAGACCGGCCTCAGGCTGCCCGCCTCGGTCATCTTCGACCAGCCCACCCCGGCCGCGCTGGCCGCGCACCTGGAGTCGATGACGGCCGCCCCCACGGCAGCGCCCGGCCGCCGGACCACGCCCGTGCCGACGGCCACCGGCCCCGCCGACGACGAGCCGATCGCGATCGTGTCCATGGCCTGCCGGCTGCCCGGCGGTGTCGAAACCCCGGAACAGCTGTGGGAGTTGGTGCTGCGCGGCGCGGACGCCGTCGTGCCGATGCCGGAGGACCGCGGTTGGGACTTGGAGGCACTTTTCGACCCGGACGAGAGCCGGCCCGGCACCAGCTACGCCTCCGAGGGCGGCTTCCTCGCCGACGCCGACCGGTTCGACCCCACTCCCTTCGGGATCTCGCCCCGCGAAGCCCTCGCCATGGACCCTCAGCAGCGCTTGCTGCTCGAATCCTCCTGGGAGCTCTTCGAGCGGGCCGGTCTGCCCGCCCGCTCGCTGCGCGGCAGCAGCACCGGCGTGTTCATCGGCCTGATGTACACCGACTACTCGGCCCTGCTGCAGGGCCGTGACCACGATCTGGAGGGCCACCTCGGCACCGGCACCGCGGGCAGTGTCGCCTCCGGGCGGCTCTCCTACACCTACGGACTGGAGGGCCCGGCCGTCACCGTCGACACCGCCTGCTCCTCCTCCCTCGTCTCCGTGCACATGGCGGTCTCCGCGCTCCGCTCCGGCGAGTGCTCGCTCGCCCTGGCCGGCGGCACCACCGTGATGTCGACGCCGACGGTGTTCGTGGAGTTCAGCCGCCAGCGCGGCCTCGCCTCCGACGGCCGCTGCAAGCCGTTCGCCCAGGGCGCCGACGGCACCGGCTGGGGTGAGGGCGTCGGCCTGCTGCTCCTTGAGCGGCTGTCCGACGCACGCCGCAACGGGCATACCGTGCTCGGCGTCGTACGCGGCTCGGCCGTCAACCAGGACGGCGCCTCCAACGGGCTCACCGCCCCCAACGGCCCCTCGCAGCAGCGCGTGATCCGCCAGGCCCTCGCCAACGCCCGCCTGGACGCCGCCGATATCGACACCGTCGAGGCACACGGCACCGGCACCCCGCTCGGCGACCCCATCGAGGCGCAGGCACTGCTCGCCACCTACGGTCAGGAACGGCCTGACGGTTCCCCGCTGCTGGTCGGCGCGCTCAAGTCGAACCTCGGGCACACTCAAGCCGCCGCCGGTGTCGCCGGAATCATCAAGACCGTCCTGGCCATGCGCCACGGCGTCATGCCGAAGATCGTGCACCTGGACGAGCCCTCGTCCCGGGTCGACTGGGACTCCGGTGCCGTACGGCTGCTCGACCGCAACCAGGACTGGCCGGACACCGGACGGCCGCGCCGGGCCGGGGTGTCCTCGTTCGGCATCAGCGGCACCAACGCCCATGTGATCCTCGAACAGGCCCCCGACGCGGTGGCCGAGCCGGCCGGGGACCGTAAGCCGCCCGCGGCCGTCGCCTGGCCGCTGTCCGCTCCGAGCGAAGCGGGCCTGCGCGCCCAGGCGGACAGTCTGCTGCCTGCCGTACGGGACCTCGTACCCGTGGATGTGGGGCTGACTTTGGCCACGGTCCGGTCCGCCTTCGAGCACCGCGCGGTGGTCGTCGGGGCCGACCGGGGCGAACTGATCGAGGGCCTGCACGCCCTGGCCGCCGGCGAACCCAGCCCGAACGTGGTCGAGGGAGTCGCCCGCCCGGGCAGCCGGCCGGTGTTCGTCTTCCCCGGCCAGGGCTCCCAGTGGGCCGGCATGGCGGCCGAACTGATCGACGCCTCACCACAGTTCGCACGCAGCATCGCCCGCTGCGAGGCCGCACTCGCCGAGTTCGTCGACTGGCGGCTCACCGACGTACTGCGCGGTGCACCCGGTGCACCCGGCCTCGAGGGCGACGACGTGGTGCAGCCCGCGACCTTCGCCGTCACCGTGTCGCTGGCCGAGCTGTGGCGCTCCTGCGGCATCGAACCGGCCGCGGTCGTGGGCCACTCCCAGGGCGAGATCGCCGCCGCCTGCTTCGCCGGTGCGCTCACTCTGCGCGACGCCGCCCGAGTGGTCTGCCTGCGCGGCCGGGAGGTCACCGCGCTCGCCGGGCTCGGCGGCCTGCTCTCGGTGGCCGCCCCGCAGGCCCGGATCGAGGAAATGCTGGGCTCCTACGAGGGCAGGCTGTACGTCGGCGCGGTCAACAGCCCCCGTGCCGTGGTCGTCTCCGGTGACGCGGACGCGCTGGAGGAGTTCGCCGCCGAGTGCGCGGGCCAGGACATCCGCACCCGGACCGTGCCGATCAACTACGCCTCCCACTCCCCGCACGCGGACGCCGTCGAGGCCCGGCTCGCGGAGGTCCTCGCGCCGATCACACCGTCGGCGCCCGAGGTGCCGTTCTTCTCCACCGTGACCGCCGACTGGGCCGACGGCCCGGTGCTCGACGGCCGGTACTGGTTCCGGAACCTGCGCCAGCCGGTGCGTTTCGCCGATTCGGTACGGGCGCTCGCCGAGGACGGCTTCGGGCCGCTGATCGAGGTCAGCGCCCACCCCGTCCTGACCGGCGCGGTCGAGGAGACCCTCGCCGACCGCGACGACGTGGTCGCCCTCGGCTCGTTGCGCCGCTTCGACGGCGGCCTTGCCCGCTTTCTGCATTCGGTCGGCCAGGCCCATGCGGCGGGCGCTCCCGTCGACTGGACCCAGGTCTTCGCCGGCACCAGCGCCCACCGTGTCGAGCTGCCCCCGTACGCCTTCCAGCGCCGCCGCTTCTGGCCGGAGTTCGAGGAAATCGTGGCACAGGCCGCCGACCCGGCCGAGGCCGGGTTCTGGCGTGCCGTGCGCCACCAGGACCTCGATGCGCTCGCCGAGCACACCGGTCTGGAACGCGGCGAGCTGGAACCCGTACTGCCCGCCCTGTCCCGCTGGCACTCCGGGCGCCGACTCCGCTCCACGCTGGACACCTGGCGCTACCGCACCCAGTGGGAGCCGGTACCGGCGACGGACCCGGAGGCGCTGTCCGGGAGCTGGCTGGTGCTGCGCCCGGCCGGGCCGTACGACCGCCTCGTGGATGCCACGGTCCGTGCGCTGGACCAGGCGGGCGCCGATGTGATCGACGTAACCGTGGACTCCGCAGGGGGCGGCGCCTCCCTGCTGGCCCGGCGGATCACGGACGCGCTCGGCGACCGGCGCCCCGCGGGCGTGCTCTGCCTCAGCGGCCTCGACGAGACACCCCACCCCGACCACCCCGCCGTCACCATCGGGCTCACGGCCGTGCTGGACACGGTCCGGGCCCTGACCGAACTCATGCTGGACGCCCCGCTGTGGCTGGCCACCACGGGCGCGGTGGGCACCGGCCCCGACAACCCGCCGCGCCACCCGCTGCAGGCACTGGTGTGGGGCACGGGTGTGGTGCTCGGCCTCGATCTGCCCCGCCGCTGGGGCGGACTGATCGACCTTCCGGAGGAACTGGACGCCGACAGCGCCCACCGGCTGGGCGCCGTACTCGCCGGCACCACCGGCGAGGAACAGCTGGTGATCGGGGAGTCCGGGGTGCTGGCCCGCCGGCTGGTCCGCGCTCCCGCCGAGGGCCCGGCGACACCGTGGCAGCCGCAGGACACCGTACTGATCACCGGCGGCACCGGCGCGCTCGGCGGCCGGCTGGCCCGCTGGGCCGCACGCTCCGGCGCGGACCGTATCGTCCTGGTCAGCCGGCGCGGCGAGGCCGCCGAGGGCACGCCCGAACTCCTCAACGAACTCGTGGAACTGGGCGCCGATGTCGTCATCGCGGCCTGCGACCTGGCCGACCGGGCCGCGCTGGGCGACCTGATCGCCAAGATCGGCTCCGACGGCCCGCCGATCCGGGCAGTGCTGCACGCCGCCGGCACCAGCGGACGCGAGCTGTCCACCGAGGAACTCACGGCCGCCGAACTGGCCGCCGTAATGGACCCCAAGGTGACCGGCACCCGCTACCTCGCCGCCCTCACCGAGGACCTCGACCTCGACGCCTTCGTGCTGTTCTCCTCCGGCGCCGGCACCTGGGGCAACTCCGGCCGGATCGGCTACGCGGCGGCCAATGCCCACCTCGACGCCTTCGCCGCCGAACGCCGCGCCGCGGGACGGCCTTTCCTGTCGATCGCCTGGGGCGCCTGGGACGGCGGCGGCATGGTCGATGCCGACACCGCCGCCCATCTGCGCCGCCTCGGCAACCGGCAGATGGACCCCGAGCTGGCCATCGCCGCGCTCGCCGATGCCGTCGGCCGCCAGGACCACAACCTGGTCGTCGCCGACATCGGCTGGGATGCCTTCGCCCCCACGTACACCGCCGCCCGCCCGAGGCCGCTCATCCTCGGCGTGCCCGAGGCACGGCAGGCGCTCGCCGAGGCGGAGGAGGTCGCCGTCGAGAGCGACAGCACGACCGAGCTCGTACGCGAACTGTCCCTGCTCGACGACACCGAGCGGCAACGCCTGCTGCTCGAGCGGGTCAGGCGCGAGGCAGCGGTGGCCCTCGGGCACGACTCGGCCGCCGAACTGCAGTCCGACCGGTCCTTCCGGGACCTGGGCTTCGACTCGCTGACCGTGGTGGCCCTGCGCAACCGGCTGTCCGCGATCACCGGCCTGAAACTCCCGACCACACTGGTCTTCGACCATCCCACCTTCCCGGCCCTCGCCCGTTATCTGACGACCCGGCTGTACGGAGCCGAAGGCCAAGCGGCCGCGCAGAGCCCGGAGGAGGCGGCCACCTGGTCGGCCCTGCGCACCATCCCGCTGAGCAGGCTGCGCGAGACCGGTCTGCTCGACGCGCTGCTGGAGCTGGCCGCGGCTCCGCCGCAGGCCGACGCGGCGGAGCCGGACACCGAGGCCGGCGCCGTGGACCGGATCGACGACATGAACGTGGCCGACCTCGTTGAGTTGGCGCTCGGTACCGACAACCTCGCACGGGAAAGCTGA